Sequence from the Sphingomonas koreensis genome:
AATCCGGGGAGCAGGTAACGGTTGATCGTCGATACGGCACTCACTTCTCAAGCTCCTCGAAACTGCGATTGCCGATCGGGTATTGCTGCCACCCGTCCCGGTCGAAATGCCACCATTCCTGCGGGTATACGGTGAAGCCGTCGGCTTCCATCGCCCGGCGCAGCACTTCCCGCAGCCACCGCTGCTCGTCGCTGCCGCCGACATAGTTGGTATAGGACCGGCTCGACATTTCGTCGTAGCGGCCGGTGGTGATCATCGGCTTGCCCGTCGCAAGGTCGACCATGGTGAGGTCGACCGCCGCACCGCGATTGTGGCGCGAACCCTTGCTGGGATCGGCGACGAAGATGCGGCTGGCCGGCGGGGTCGCGTCCCAGAACATCTTGGTGACGTACCAGGGGCGATAGGCGTCATGGACCAGCAGGCCGAAGCCCTGCGGCGCAAGGCTCCGGTTGATCCGCGCCATCGCCTCCGCCGCCGGACGTTGAAGAAACGCACCCGGCCGCTCGTAGATCTGCTGGCCGAGAAAGTTGTTGGTCCCGGCATAACGGATGTCGAGCCGGATCGCCGGATCGAGCGACTGCACCGCGACCAGATCGGACTTCACCTTCGGCTCGGCCTCGACCGGCGGGGTCGCGCGGCGCGCGCCCTCGCGCACCGTGTCGATCCCTCCGGTCGCCATGACCTTGCGGATCGCCGCTTCACCCTCCGCGCCGAAGTCCCTGCGGGGAAAACGGATCGCGCCGAGCTTGGCGGCGGTGACCTTGCCCGCGGCATCGCGCTCGAAGGTCAGCGCCTCGAGCGGGTAGAGACCGTGATCCTTGGGGAAGGCATAGTGATCGGCGGCAATGCGCGTGAGCGGGAGCCAGTCGACCCATTCGACGCGGACATAGGGTTTGCCGTCGCGCTCATAGATGCGCAGCACGTTATAGTCCCAGCCATATTCGCCTATCAGCGCCGCAAGCTCGGCATTGGGCGGCGGCGGGCGGCGCCACTGCGCGCGGGTGAAGCGGCGCCCGTCGAGCTCGACCCAGCTCGCGTCGGGTGCGACCGCGACGCCGTCGCGCCACAGCTGCGCATCGTCGAGCACGTAGCGGTCGCCAATGCGGCGCAGTTCGCCCGCCAGCTCGGGCGCATCGAGCACCAGCCGCCCGTCGAACACGCGCAGATTGACGCTGTCGCCGCCATTCTCGAAGCGGCCGCTGAGGCGGATCGCTTCATCCCCGCTGATCGCATTGCTGCGCTGCCAGCCGGGCAGCGCCCTGCCCTCGCGCGCGGCGAGCCAGTTGCGCAGCGCGTGCGCGCCGATCCGCTGCGCGGCATTGCCGGCATCGACCGTCGCGAAGACGACAACGCCAATCCCCGCATCGGGCATCAACTGCAGGCTGGCGACATGGCCATAGACCGCACCGCCATGGCCGACGGTGCGCTGGCCATCGAGCGTGCCCAGCCCAAAGCCGAGCCCGAAGCTGCGCGTGCCGGTCTTGCCGTACTGCTCGCGCCACATCTCGGCGAGCGTCGCGGGCTTGAGCACCGCGCCACCGCCATTGAGCATCGCACGGGCGAAGGCGCCGAGATCGGCGGTGTCGGTGTAGAGGCTGCCCGCGGCGGGCGTGCCGAGTTCGAGCGGCGGCGCCGGCCAGCGTCCACCGTCGAAGCTGTTCATCTGGGAATATGCGACCGGTCCCTTGAGCGCACCGCGCTCGAACGCGCTCGCACCCATGCCCAGCGGGCGCAGCACCAGATCGGCCACCGCTTGCGCATAGGGCTTGCCCGAGACGCGGGCGACGACTTCGCCCACCACGGCGATGCCGGCGTTGGAATATTTGGTGATCGCGCCGGGTGCGGCGACCAGCCGGGTCGCATTGAGGCTGGCGACGGCGTCGGCCTGCCCCTTGGCATCGCTATCGAAATAGTGACCGCGCGGCGCTTCGCGGACCAGTCCTGATCGGTGCGTCATCAGCTGGCGTAGCGTAATCGCGCCACCGAACGGGTTTTGCGGACGGAAGTCGGGAAGGTAGCGTGTCACCGGCGCGTCGAGATCGAGCTTGCCCTGCTCGACCAGCCGCATCACCGCAATGTCGGTGAACAGCTTGCTGACCGATCCGGCGCGGTAGAGCGTCGCAGGGGTGGCGGGCACCTTGCCATCGGCATCGGCATGGCCCCAGGCGCGCGACCAGACGACACCGCTGCGGTCGACCAGCGCGACCGCGATCGACGGGATTTCCTTGTCCGCCAGCTCGGCCTGTGCCGCCGCCTCGACCGAACGCGTAACCGCCGCCAGCTCGGCAGGCTGAGCGGCGGCGGGCGCGGCGCAAACCACCGCCGCAACCAACAAGGCGCGCATTATTGCCCGCCCAGCAGATAATGGTCGTAGGCGGTTCGCGCGATTTCGGCGATCACCCGCTCCTGCGTATCCACGCCTTTGGTGTCGCTCTTCACGAACACTGCGATGGCGAACTTGCTGCCGTCGGGCATCGTGACGATGCCGACATCGTTGGCGATGCTCATCAGCGTGCCGGTCTTGTGCGCGACCACCGTATTTTGGGGCAGCAGGCCCTTCAAACGCTTCTCGCCCGTGATGCAGCGTTCCATGATATCGATCAGCACCTTGGTGCTCGACGCGCTCAGCGCCTTGCCCGACTGGATGACGGCGAGCAGCTGAACCATCGCCTCGGGCGTGGAGGCGTCGCGCGGATCGTTGTTGAAGGGGATATTGGGAAGACGCTTCTGATCCATGTCGCGCTTCGACGGATCGGCTGCGAAGGCGCGGTCGATATTCTCGCGGAACGTCCCCGGCCCGGGGGTGATGCCGAGTGCGCGGTAGATCAGCCGCGCGGTATCGGCATCGATGCGCTGACCGCTGGTGACGCCGACCTTGCGCAGCCAGGCGGTGACCGCGGCCGGCCCGCCCGCCTGAGTGACCATCACATCGGTTGCGGTATTGTCGCTGCGCGTCAGCATCAGCTCGAGCAGATTGTGCACCGAGAGCGCAACGCCGGGATGCTTCATCTGCTCGGCGATCCCGGCCGACTGGACCCACACCGCCGGATCGACGGTGACCATCGTGTCGAGCTTGAAATCTCCCTTGTCGATCCGCGCGAGAACGGCGCCCGCGACCGCGATCTTGAAGGTGCTGGCCATCGGGAAGGTCTGGCCGGCGTTGAGCGTGTAGACCGGTCCGCCGCCGATCCGCTGTACCGCCACCCCGACGGTGCCGTCGGTCTGTCTGGCGAGCAGGGCAAAGGCGGATTCGAGCTTCGCGGGTGCCGCCGGCGCCGGTGAGGCTTGGGCGCCGGCGGCGGGGATCAAAGGCGGTGCGGCGAGGCACAGTGCCGAAAGGGGGATTAGGAAACAGCCTCTCAGCAAACTCATACGCACACCCGGTCTCCCCGTTCGATGTTGTTCTTTGGTCTTGTTCGCTGATGTCCGGATCAGAAGCTGAACCGGATACCCGCCGTGAATTGCCGCCCGATCACGTCGTAGAGATGACGCGCTGTCGCCCAGTCATAGCCCAGAATCGGCGGATCGGTGTTGAGCAGGTTGAGGATCGAGCCATAGGCCGCGACCTTGCTCTTGCCGCCGGTCGGACGGAACAGCGTCACCTCGCCCGACAGGTCGAGATAGAAGCGGCCCTTGCCGTGCATCTTGTCGCTGATCGGCGTGCCGAACGGCTTGGTCACCGTCGTGTCGCGGGTGATGAGCCCCCCGCCGATCCAGCGCCCGGTCAGGTTCGCACGCCAGCCGTCGGTGCTGTAGCTCGCCGAGCTGGTCACGCGCAGATTGGGTGACCCGTTCACGCCGTCGACGAAGGTCTGAGACAGCGTGCCCGCGAGGATCGTCCGCGCGCCACCGTCGCCGACCAGCTCGAGCTTGTTGACGTAGTTGGCGAGCACGCGCAGGTCGAGGCTGCCCTTCCAGAAATCGGTGCGATACGACGCCTCGAAATCGATGCCCGCGGTCATGATCGACTGGAAATTAGCCGGCGCGAGCAGGATGCCGCTGATCTGGCCCGGCGTGCTGCCGCTCGCAGGGCCGCGGGTGACCAGCGCGCACGATCCGGCGTCGCCATTGTTGCAGCGATTGACGATCTGCTGGGCGGTCAGCGCCGCGATCGCGCCTTCGATCTTGATGTCGTAATAGTCGAGCGAGAAGCGAAGGTCGCGCGTCGGCGACACGACCATGCCCAGCGTCAGCGTGTCCGCCTTTTCGGGCTTCAGGAACGGGTTGCCGCCCTGGGTGGTCGAGACCGAATAGACCTCGTTCGCGCGCGCGCTGTCATTGATGTTGAAGATCAGCGTCTGTCCCGCAGCGAACAGTTCCTGGATGTTGGGCGCGCGGATGTCGCGCGAACGGGTGCCGCGGAAGCGCAGGAAATCGGTCATCGCATAGTTGATGCCGATTTTCCACGTCTCCACCTGGCCCGACGTCTTGTAGTCGGTGATCCGCCCGGCGACATTGAGGTCGAGATTCTTGGCATAGTCCTGGTCGGCCAGGATCGGGATCAGCAGCTCGCCGAACGCTTCCTTGACCTCTTCGGTCCCCGAGAAGGGCAAGGTGTTGCCGACGCGATAGACGGTCGCCCCGCCCGGGCGGCTCGCCGAGATCGGATCGGACAGGACGTCGACCTCGAACTTGCGCCAGTGGACGCCGCCCGCGAAGCTCACCGTGCCGGCGGGCAGCGAGAACAGGCTGCCGCGCACGACGAGGTCCGCGGCCTGCTGCTTCATCTGCCAGTCGCGGATCGAATCCCCGGTGATATAGTCGAGCGCGGCCTGCTGCGTTCCCGGCGCAACCACGCCGAACAGGTTGAGCGGCACGCAGCCATTGCCGGGATTGGTGATCGTCGAGCGGCAGATCGGATCCACCACGCCCGGCGTCGCGGGGTTGTCGACCGCATCGAGCGCGTTGCGCCAGTTGGCGGTGTGCCGCGCCCCGGCGAAATTGGTATAGTCGCGCGCCTTCCCGTAGGTGTAGGAGACGTCGTAGCTCCACGATCCGCCGAGCTTGCCGCGCAACCCCGCAACCGCCTGCCAGTTCCACGTCACCTTGTTGATATAGCCGCGCGCATAATCGTTGATCGCGCGACCCATCACGAAGCTGGTGATGTCCGGATTGGCATTCAGGATCGTGCGGATCGAGGCGGGCAGGAAGACGTTGTCGCGCTGGATCGTGATCTGGTCGTTGGCGGTGATCGACGGCGCGTTCTCGATGTCCGAACGCGCATAGCCGAAGCTCGCATAGAAGGTCGCGGCGGTATCGAATTCGAACTCGCTCGCGCCATAGGCGGCCCAGCGCTTGTAGGGCTGTTTGAGCACCGCGTCGCAGATGCCGCAGACGCCGTCGCCGCCCTGATGCGCGTTGGCGGTCTGGTTGGTGCCGTAGTTGAACGGACCGGTCTGGCCATTGCCGAGGAACTGGATGCCACGGAGCAAGGTCGTGCCGTTGGCGCCGGTCGCGCTGTTGATCAGGCCGCCATAGGAGGCGTTCGACGTGCGCGGCTGATTGACCAGGATGAAGGTCGGTGCGGTATTGGTCGGCGTGCTGGCGGGATTGGCGATGGTGGCGTAGTCGCCCCATTCGCGCTCGCCATAATCGAGGATGCCCTTGCTCTGCGCCATTTCGGCGCCGACGATGATGTGGCCGCGCCCGCCAGCGAACTTCGTGCCAGCCGCTGCCGAGGCGAGGTAGCTCTTGTTGTCACCATAGTTGCTGATGCCGTACTGCGCGTTGCCGCGCACGCCCTCGAGCTTGTGGTCGATCTTGAAATTGACCACGCCCGCGACGGCGTCCGAACCATAAGCGGCTGAGGCGCCGCCGGTGACGACTTCGGCGCCCGAAATCACCGCCTGCGGGATGTTGTTGACGTTGACTACGCCCTCGGGCGACGACGGCGTCGGCCGCTTGCCGTCGACCAGGGTGAGCGTTCGCAGATAGGTCAGGCCGCGCAGGTCGAGATAATTGCCCGACGACAGCTTGGAAAGGTTGGTCGAAGCCTCGGGCGTGACGCTGGGCTTCAGCGCGGGATACTGGTTGAGCGCGTCGGCAACGTTGGGCGCGGCGACGCGCTCGAAATCCTCGGTGCCGACGACCGTGACCGGGGTGGGCGTGTCGAAGCCGCTGCGCGCGATCTGCGATCCGGTGACGATGACCTCTTCGGGTTCTTCGGCGGCATCCTGCGCCCAGGCGAAGCTTGGCAGAACCATCGGCAACCCCAAGGCCGCACCCGCCAGAATCCGGCGCTTCCAGTTGCGCCGCACGCCCATCAATTCCGAAACGGCCATCGCGTGTCCCCTATTTCGATTCGTGAAAACCGTGCCCCCTGTGCGGCAACGGAGCCGCTCTTCCCGGCGACTCTCGAATTTCTCTGACGGCATTTGTTCTCTTATTGGAGAATGTCGTCAAGACAGAAAATGACATACCGATGACCGCCTCGCGAAACTTCCGTTCCCGATGCACCCCGGTCACCAGAACCGATTTCAAATCCGCAAATCTATGCTAGATGGCAGACAAATGACGCCGAGCCTTGGAACAATCGTGAAACGTCTGCGCCAAGAGCGCGGATGGAAATTGTCGGATATGAGCCGCGCCGTCGGCATTCCGCTCTCGACCTTGTCGAAGATCGAGAACGACAAGCTGACGCTGAGCTACGACAAGCTCCAGCAGTTCGCGCGCTCGCTCAACATCCCGCTGACCGCGTTGTTCGCCGAACCGGCGCCCAAGAAAGGCGCGCCCGTCGTCACCGGCCGGCGAAGCATCGCGACGCTCGACCGCGCGATCCACATCACCACCAACAACTACGAATACAGCTATTTCTCCAGCGAGCTGCGTAACCGCCGGATGATCCCGATCCATGCGCGTGTAACGTCCAAGACGCTGGAAGAGTTCGGCGAGCTGGTGCGGCACAGCGGCGAGGAATTCGCTTATGTGACCGAGGGCGCAGCCATTCTCCATACCGAGTTTTACGAGCCGGTGACGCTGCACGAGGGCGAGGGCGTCTATATCGACAGCACCATGGGCCACGCCTATCTGGTCGCGCCCGGATACGAAGAAGCGGCAATGCTGGTGGTGTGCGCATCGGGCGACGAGCATCTGCAGGACGAGTTGATCGCCGAAGCCGAAGCGCGGCAGGGCGAGGATGGCGCGGACACCGGCGCACCGCGCTGGTCGCGGCCGGGATAGCCCGAGCAGTTTTCGCAGAGTAGAATACTTTCCATAATGAAAATCACCCGCTAGGAATTCTCCTGGAGCGATTCGCCGTGGTGTGAATCGTGAACAGGGGAGTGGCGCATGAAGCTGCACATTTTCGCCGCAGCCGCCGCAGCCGCCATCGCGGTTGCACCGGTACAGGGGCAGGAACCGGCCCCCGAATACGACATCGTCATTCGCGGCGGCCGCGTGCTCGACGGCGCGGGCAATCCCTGGGTCTCCGCTGACGTCGCGATCAAGGACGGGCGCATCGCCAGGATCGGCAAGGTCTCCGGCAAGGGCAGGCAGGAGGTCGACGCGCGCGGCCGCTACGTCTCGCCCGGCTGGATCGACATGATGGACCAGTCGGGCCGCGTCCTGCGCACCAACGGCATCGCCGAGAACAAGCTGCGCACCGGCGTCACTACGCTGATAGCGGGCGAAGGCGGCACCCCCGTCCCCGCCGATCAGGTCGCTGCCTATTTCAAGGAGCTTGAGACCAAGGGGATCGCGGTCAATTTCGGCACCTATTATTCGCCGACCCAGGCTCGGCGCGAGGTGATGGGCGATGCTGCAGGCGCGCCAACGCCCGAGCAGATGCTTCAGATCAAGGCCAGGGTGCGCACCGCGATGAATGCGGGCACGCTCGGCCTCGCTACCGCGCTCATCTACCCCCCGGGCAGCTTCCAGAGCACCGACGAACTGGTCGAGATCGTCAGGACCGCGGCGCCGTGCAACGCGATCTACGCGACGCATATGCGCGACGAGAGCGAAGGGCTGCTCGACGGCGTCAAGGAAGCGATCGCGATCGGCGAGCGCGCCGGGGTAAAGGTCGAGATCTTTCACCTCAAGGCCGCCTGGGCGCCCAAATTCGGCCAGCTGATGCCGCAGGCGGTGAAGCTGATCGCCGATGCGCGCGCCCGCGGCGTCGATGTTGCGGCGGACATGTATCTCTATCCGTTTGCGGGCACGGGGCTTGAGATCATCGCGCCCAACTGGGTGTACGAGAAGGGCTTTGCCGAGGCGGTGAAGCTGCTCAACGATCCGGCGCAGCGCGCGAAGATGAAGCGCGACATCGCCGCAGGGCCGCAGCCGGGCTGGACCAACATGGTCGTCTCCGCCGGGGGCTGGGACAAGATCGTGCTCGGCAATGCGCACAATCCGCGCTGGGACAAATACCGGTTCCAGTCGCTCGCCGCGATCGCCAGGGCCGAGAAAGCCGACCC
This genomic interval carries:
- a CDS encoding serine hydrolase, which encodes MRALLVAAVVCAAPAAAQPAELAAVTRSVEAAAQAELADKEIPSIAVALVDRSGVVWSRAWGHADADGKVPATPATLYRAGSVSKLFTDIAVMRLVEQGKLDLDAPVTRYLPDFRPQNPFGGAITLRQLMTHRSGLVREAPRGHYFDSDAKGQADAVASLNATRLVAAPGAITKYSNAGIAVVGEVVARVSGKPYAQAVADLVLRPLGMGASAFERGALKGPVAYSQMNSFDGGRWPAPPLELGTPAAGSLYTDTADLGAFARAMLNGGGAVLKPATLAEMWREQYGKTGTRSFGLGFGLGTLDGQRTVGHGGAVYGHVASLQLMPDAGIGVVVFATVDAGNAAQRIGAHALRNWLAAREGRALPGWQRSNAISGDEAIRLSGRFENGGDSVNLRVFDGRLVLDAPELAGELRRIGDRYVLDDAQLWRDGVAVAPDASWVELDGRRFTRAQWRRPPPPNAELAALIGEYGWDYNVLRIYERDGKPYVRVEWVDWLPLTRIAADHYAFPKDHGLYPLEALTFERDAAGKVTAAKLGAIRFPRRDFGAEGEAAIRKVMATGGIDTVREGARRATPPVEAEPKVKSDLVAVQSLDPAIRLDIRYAGTNNFLGQQIYERPGAFLQRPAAEAMARINRSLAPQGFGLLVHDAYRPWYVTKMFWDATPPASRIFVADPSKGSRHNRGAAVDLTMVDLATGKPMITTGRYDEMSSRSYTNYVGGSDEQRWLREVLRRAMEADGFTVYPQEWWHFDRDGWQQYPIGNRSFEELEK
- the bla gene encoding class A beta-lactamase, which encodes MIPAAGAQASPAPAAPAKLESAFALLARQTDGTVGVAVQRIGGGPVYTLNAGQTFPMASTFKIAVAGAVLARIDKGDFKLDTMVTVDPAVWVQSAGIAEQMKHPGVALSVHNLLELMLTRSDNTATDVMVTQAGGPAAVTAWLRKVGVTSGQRIDADTARLIYRALGITPGPGTFRENIDRAFAADPSKRDMDQKRLPNIPFNNDPRDASTPEAMVQLLAVIQSGKALSASSTKVLIDIMERCITGEKRLKGLLPQNTVVAHKTGTLMSIANDVGIVTMPDGSKFAIAVFVKSDTKGVDTQERVIAEIARTAYDHYLLGGQ
- a CDS encoding TonB-dependent receptor plug domain-containing protein, yielding MAVSELMGVRRNWKRRILAGAALGLPMVLPSFAWAQDAAEEPEEVIVTGSQIARSGFDTPTPVTVVGTEDFERVAAPNVADALNQYPALKPSVTPEASTNLSKLSSGNYLDLRGLTYLRTLTLVDGKRPTPSSPEGVVNVNNIPQAVISGAEVVTGGASAAYGSDAVAGVVNFKIDHKLEGVRGNAQYGISNYGDNKSYLASAAAGTKFAGGRGHIIVGAEMAQSKGILDYGEREWGDYATIANPASTPTNTAPTFILVNQPRTSNASYGGLINSATGANGTTLLRGIQFLGNGQTGPFNYGTNQTANAHQGGDGVCGICDAVLKQPYKRWAAYGASEFEFDTAATFYASFGYARSDIENAPSITANDQITIQRDNVFLPASIRTILNANPDITSFVMGRAINDYARGYINKVTWNWQAVAGLRGKLGGSWSYDVSYTYGKARDYTNFAGARHTANWRNALDAVDNPATPGVVDPICRSTITNPGNGCVPLNLFGVVAPGTQQAALDYITGDSIRDWQMKQQAADLVVRGSLFSLPAGTVSFAGGVHWRKFEVDVLSDPISASRPGGATVYRVGNTLPFSGTEEVKEAFGELLIPILADQDYAKNLDLNVAGRITDYKTSGQVETWKIGINYAMTDFLRFRGTRSRDIRAPNIQELFAAGQTLIFNINDSARANEVYSVSTTQGGNPFLKPEKADTLTLGMVVSPTRDLRFSLDYYDIKIEGAIAALTAQQIVNRCNNGDAGSCALVTRGPASGSTPGQISGILLAPANFQSIMTAGIDFEASYRTDFWKGSLDLRVLANYVNKLELVGDGGARTILAGTLSQTFVDGVNGSPNLRVTSSASYSTDGWRANLTGRWIGGGLITRDTTVTKPFGTPISDKMHGKGRFYLDLSGEVTLFRPTGGKSKVAAYGSILNLLNTDPPILGYDWATARHLYDVIGRQFTAGIRFSF
- a CDS encoding helix-turn-helix domain-containing protein; translated protein: MTPSLGTIVKRLRQERGWKLSDMSRAVGIPLSTLSKIENDKLTLSYDKLQQFARSLNIPLTALFAEPAPKKGAPVVTGRRSIATLDRAIHITTNNYEYSYFSSELRNRRMIPIHARVTSKTLEEFGELVRHSGEEFAYVTEGAAILHTEFYEPVTLHEGEGVYIDSTMGHAYLVAPGYEEAAMLVVCASGDEHLQDELIAEAEARQGEDGADTGAPRWSRPG
- a CDS encoding N-acyl-D-amino-acid deacylase family protein, whose translation is MKLHIFAAAAAAAIAVAPVQGQEPAPEYDIVIRGGRVLDGAGNPWVSADVAIKDGRIARIGKVSGKGRQEVDARGRYVSPGWIDMMDQSGRVLRTNGIAENKLRTGVTTLIAGEGGTPVPADQVAAYFKELETKGIAVNFGTYYSPTQARREVMGDAAGAPTPEQMLQIKARVRTAMNAGTLGLATALIYPPGSFQSTDELVEIVRTAAPCNAIYATHMRDESEGLLDGVKEAIAIGERAGVKVEIFHLKAAWAPKFGQLMPQAVKLIADARARGVDVAADMYLYPFAGTGLEIIAPNWVYEKGFAEAVKLLNDPAQRAKMKRDIAAGPQPGWTNMVVSAGGWDKIVLGNAHNPRWDKYRFQSLAAIARAEKADPADIAWDIMLAALPKRAVALYFMMDERDIETALKQPWVSIGSDAGAAEVFGQIDGLGLPHPRAYGNAARTIAEYVKRRPVLTLEDAVRKMTSWPAHRMGLTDRGVLREGLRADVTIFDYDKLDDRAAFNQPTVSPVGIDDVIVNGQLVLAGGKVTGARPGSVLKGACAAPGAQLK